Genomic DNA from Pseudomonas fluorescens:
GACCGCGCCGACAGTGGCGTAGTGCGCCCCGGAGCGGACAAGGCCGACATCCTGGCGACGTTCGACCTGGTCGACATCCCCGAGGCCAGCGCCTGGCTGGCCGAACGCGACCTGGACACCGACGGCCTGTGCATCCTGCGCCGGGTCATCACCGCTGAAGGCCGCTCCCGCGGCTACATCAACGGCACGCCCTGCCCCTTGGGCGACCTCAAGGCCCTCGGCGAGCTGCTGATCGACATTCACAGCCAGCATGAACACCAATCCCTGCTCAAGACCGACACCCATCGCCGCTTGCTGGATGAATACGCCGGCGCCACCGACCTGGCCCGACAGGTCCAACTGGCGGCCCAACGCTGGCGCCAAACCCGGCAGGAACTGGATCGACTCTCCAACTCCGGCGACGAACAGCGCGCCCGTCACCAGTTGTTGAGCTATCAGCTCGAAGAGCTGGAGAACCTGGCCCTGGGTGAAAATGAACTGGCAGAGCTGGAGCAGGAACACAAGAACCTGACCAACGCCGAAACCCTGCTGGGCATTTGCCGGCAAGTGGTCGAACAATGCAGCGAGAGCGATTCGGGCAATGTGCTCAATGCGCTGACAGCGAGCTTGAACCGACTCTCCAGCGTGAACAATTCGGTGGGCGCCCTGAACGAAGCGACGAACCTGCTGACGAGCGCGCAGATCCAGGTCGAAGAAGCCGTCGGGGAGCTGAATCGGTTCCTCGATCATTTCGATGCCGACCCGGCCCGCCTGCAGTACCTGGAAGAGCGCCTGGACACCATCTATACGCTGGCGCGCAAGCACCGCATCCAGCCGGCCGACGTTGCCGAACTCCAGCAGCGGCTGCTGGAAGAGCTGGAAACCCTGAACGCCAACGATGAATCCATCGAGCGCCTGGGGGACGAACTGGCTTCTTATGCCCGTCATTACCAGGAAAAGGCCAAGGAGCTCAGTGAACTGCGGCAGCACGCCGCAACAGGGCTGGCCAGCGCCGTGGAGCAGGAGATCCAGCGCCTGGGCATGCCCGGCGGGCGCTTCACCATCGAATTGCGCCCCAACGCTGGGGACGAGCTCCAGCCCAACGGGCTGGAGCAAGTGGAACTGCTGGTCAGCGCCAACCCCGGGCAACCGCTCAAGGCGCTGGCCAAAGTCGCATCCGGCGGCGAACTGTCACGAATCAGCCTGGCCATCCAGGTCATCACCGCGCAGACCTCTCGCGTGCCGACGCTGGTATTCGACGAAGTGGACGTGGGCATCGGTGGCCCAACCGCGGAAATTGTCGGCCAGTTGCTGCGCCGACTGGGGGAACGCGGCCAGGTACTGACGGTGACTCACCTGCCCCAGGTCGCCGCCCAGGGACACCAGCATCTATTTGTGCATAAGGTACGCGGCGAGGATGCCACTCGCACCGCCGTGTCCAAGCTCAACAAAAACGAGCGCGTAGAAGAAGTGGCGCGAATGCTCGGGGGCATCGACCTCACCAAGGAATCCCTGGCCCACGCGAAAAAAATGGTCGTTACCGCGAAAATCTGAGAACGGCAGAAAGCACGAAGGCGACCCTGAGGTCGCCTTCGTTCGTTTCGCGAACCGTAATAGTCCGCGCGACATGCTTACTTTTTCTTGCGTACGTACAGCACAAGATTGTGATCAACCATCTCGAAGCCATACTTGTCGACGATTGCTTTCTGCAGCCGCTCGATTTCTTCGTCGAAGAATTCGATCACTTCACTGGTCTCGACGTTGACCATATGGTCGTGATGCTTGCCGTCGTCCAGCTCGAAGACCGCATGGCCTCCGTCGAAGTTGTGCCGCACCACCAAGCCAGCTGCCTCGAACTGGGTCAGAACACGGTAAACCGTGGCCAGACCGACGTCCTCACCAGCCTCCATAAGCGCCTTATAGACATCTTCAGCACTCATGTGGCGTTGCTCGGCGGAATCGAGCATTTGTAGAATCTTGACCCGTGGCAGGGTCACTTTGAGGCCGGCTTTGCGTAGTTCGCTATTTTCAACCATGGTCAGCTTTCTCGCGATGCTGCTTCGCAGCTTCTCTTAATGCGGGTATGATCGGCGTTTACGTTGTCCCAGCCAAGATAGTGGAAGTCGCCCACCGATGCAAAACACCAAGCTCTTGCTAACCAGTTTCACCTTTGTGGGACTGCTCGCACTCGCCGGTTGTTCATTCCCCGGGGTTTACAAAATCGACATCCAGCAGGGCAATGTCGTCACGCAGGACATGATAGACCAGTTGCGCCCGGGAATGACCCGCCGGCAAGTACGGTTTATCATGGGCAACCCCCTGCTGACCGACACGTTCCATGCCGATCGCTGGGATTACCTATACAGCTTGCAGCCAGGCGGCGGTGAGCGCCAGCAGGAACGCATCAGCGTTATCTTCAGCCCCAACGACCAACTCGTCAGCCTGTCAGGCGATTTCATGCCTGGCGTAAGCCGTGACGAAGCCATCTTGGGCAAGGACAGCGACAACACCGTTACCGACCCGACCCAGAAGACCGAACAGCCAAAACCGGAAAAACCGGCCAAGCCAGGTTCGTTGCTGGACCAGATCCAGAAGGATGTGGACAAAGTCGAGACCGTACCAGTCCCGACGCCAGAGCCCCTGGATACATCGCCACAATAAATGGCGGCATAAAAAAACCCGGCATGCCGGGTTTTTTATTGCCTGTCATTCAAGCCAGGTTATTGCTCCGATTGGCGTGCCTGGGCAGCCTTGGCCGCGCGCAGGCGCCGAATTTCCTTCGGATCGGCCAACAACGGGCGATAAATCTCCAGTCGATCGGCCGCCTGCACCACCTGATGCTCTGGATCGACAACCAGCTTGCCAAAAATCCCCACCGGGCAAGTCGTCAGATCCAGCTCCGGAAACACATCGCCAATACCGGATGCCGCCAGTGCGGCGCGAACACTCGCGCCCTCCTGCACCATGCAGGTGCGCAAGACCTGACGCTCCGCCGAGGCATACACCACTTCTATCTCAATCAACGCTTGAGCTCTGCATTCTGCTTGGCCCGCTGGCAGAACGCATCGACCAGGGTATTGGCGGCCTGATTGAACAGCGGCCCCAGCGTCGCCCGCACCAGAGGACCGGCGTAGTCGAACGACAGGTCCAGGCTGATCTTGCAGGCCTTTTCACCCAGCGGCTTGAACACCCAGACACCGTGGAGCTGGTTGAAAGGCCCTTCCTCCAGATTCATCTCGATGGACTGTCCCGGTACCAGCGTATTGCGCGTGACAAAGCGCTGGCTCAAGCCGCTCTTGGCAATGTTGAGGCTGGCGCGCATATGGGTTTCAGAGCTTTCCAGCACCTCGGCCGACGAGCACCACGGCAAGAACTCCGGGTAGCTCGCCACATCGTTGACCAGGTCATACAGCGCCTGCGCCGGGTAGGGCAGCAAGGCCGAGCGTTGAATATGTGTCGTCATGTAAGCGTCACTTCCACAGCTGGGCGGCAAACACTACAAGAATGCCGATGGGCGCCACATAGCGCATCAAGAACAGGCTCAAGCCGAACAATACCGGGCTACGCAGCGACAGCTCATCACGCACTGCTTCACGCCCCATGATCCATCCTGCAAACACTACGAAACACAAACCACCCAATGGCAGCATGATCCGTGAGGTGAAGAAATCAATCACGCCGAAGAAATCCAGCCCTCCGGTTGCGCCCCACTGGTAGAGATGGAACAGCCCGTCTTCGTTCACGAAAAACTTCGCCTGCTTCCATATATTGAAGGAAAACACCGTGCCCAGGCCGACAAACCAACAGGTGAAGGCCAGCCAGAAGGTTACCCAGGCACGACTGAGCAGGGTCCGTTCAACCAGGTAAGCCACCATGGGTTCCAGCAGGGAGATGGCCGAACTCCAGGCCGCGATGGCCACCAGGAGAAAAAACACCACGCCCATCACCTGGCCGAACGCCATGCTGCCAAAGGCAAAGGGCAGGCTGACGAACATCAACCCTGGCCCCTCGCTCGGATTCAGGCCGGCAGCGAACACAATCGGAAACAATGCCACGCCCGCCAGCAGCGACACGAAGGTGTCCAGCAGTGCGACGCCGAACACAGTTCGGGTCAGGGAGGCATTCTTGGGCATGTAGGCGCCATAGATCATGATCGAACCGACCCCGACGCTCAGGGAGAAAAACGCATGCCCCATGGCCGGCAGAAGGCCGTCCAGGACTTTCTCCGGCTGGAAGTCGAACATGAAATGCACGCCTTCCATGAAATGCCCGGTGGTCATGCTGTAGCCCAGCAGCACCAGGATCATCACGAACAGCAACGGCATCATGATCCGCAGGCTGCGCTCAAGCCCGGCCACCACGCCCCGGGCAATCACCACCGCCGAGAGCACCATGAAAATCGTGTGCCAGAGGGTCAGCCTCCAGGGATCGGCGATCACATTGCCGAAGTAGGCGCCCACCTGATCCGGCGTGGCCCCTTGGAAATCCCCGCGCCCCATGTCGATGATGTAGTCCAGGGACCAGCCACCGACCACACTATAGAAAGACAGGATCAACAGCGCCGTGATCATCCCGGCGAAGGCGCCCCACGACCACTTGGTCGAATGGCCAGCCTCTACCGCCAGTACCTTCAGGGCATTGGCCGGGCTTTGCCGGGCCCGACGTCCGATCAGGGTTTCGGCCAGCATCACCGGTGCGCCGATCAGCGCGATGCACGCCAGGAACATCAATACGAAGGCGCCGCCACCGTAGACGCCGACCATGTACGGAAACTTCCAGATACTACCCAGCCCCACGGCAGAACCAGTCGCCGCGAGTATGAAGACCCAGCGGCTAGCCCAACTGCCGTGGACAGAAACCTTGTCTGTCGACATCGTGATCACGCCCAAGCATTCAAAAAAGAGGCCGCATTGTCCGGGATTCACTCAACGTGCTCAAGCACGCTGCTTCACCGTAGCCGACACGCGCGCAACTGCCTATAATGCCGCCCCTATGGCTAAACAGAAGAAACACCCCACAGGGACCATCGCGCAAAATAAAAAGGCGCGACACGATTACTTCATCGAACAACGTTTCGAGGCTGGCATGGTCCTGGCCGGCTGGGAAGTAAAGAGCTTGCGTGCCGGCAAGGCGCAACTGGTCGACAGCTATGTGCTGCTCAAGGACGGCGAAGCCTGGCTGCTGGGCAGTCATATCACGCCGCTGACCACCGCCAGCACCCACGTGATTGCCGACCCGGTGCGCTCGCGCAAATTGCTGCTCAACAAACGCGAGCTGGAAAAACTTTTCGCCTCGGTGCAACAGAAGGGTTACACCTGCGTCTGCACGTCGTTGTACTGGAGCAAGCACTTGATCAAGTGCGAAATTGCCCTGGGCAAGGGCAAGAAGGAATACGACAAGCGCGATACCGAGCGTGAACGTGATGCCGGCCGCGAGCTGCAGCGTGCAGTGCGCAACAAGGGCAAGGAAGACTGAGTCTTTCGTCCTTGAGACCGCTATCGCGAGCAAGCTCGCTCCCACACCCGATCACGGCGATACACAGTCTTGTGTTCACTGAAGATCCAATGTGGGAGCGAGCTTGCTCGCGATGACGGCGACACATTCAGCATTGATGGGTCAGACTGACCGCTTTCGCGAGCAAGCTCGCTCCCGCAGGCTTCGCAAGCACGCTCACATCCCCTTGCGCCGCTCCGCCCGCGCCACGCGCTGCACTTCCTGACGCACCTCTTCCAAAACTTCCTGCACATACAAGATATGCCGGCTGGACACTTCCCGCGCCTGTTCGGCGTGCCCGCCCATGATGGCCTGGTACAACTCCCGGTGCTGGCTGATCAGCATGTCGCGGGTTTCACTGCGCTGCTTGTACATGCCGCCGATGTTGGTCACCACGTTGCGCTTGAGCAAGTCGAACAAGCCGCGAATCGTGTGCAGCAACACGGCGTTATGACTGGCCTCGGCGATCGCCAGGTGAAACCGGGCATCCGCCGCGCCCTCCTCCGCCCGGCTGACCTCGTCGTGGCGCGAGTAACAATCCAGCAGCTCCTCGAATGCCGCCGTCAGCCGATCGCGGTCCACATCCGTGGCCCGCTGCGCCGCGTAATAAGCGCAGGACGCTTCCAGGGTGTGACGGAACTCCAGCAAGTCACGCTGCGCTTCGGGATTGCTTTCCAAAAGCTGCAGCAGCGGATCACTGAACGTCGAGCCCAGCGACTCCACCACATAGTTGCCGCCGCCCTGGCGACTGACCAACAAGCCTTTGGCCGCCAGCTTCTGGATCGCCTCGCGCAACGAAGGGCGTGACACACCGAACTGCTCAGCCAGGGTCCGTTCGGCCGGCAGCCGCTCACCGGACTTGAGCGTGCCCTCAAGGATCATGCCTTCAAGCCGCTCGACAATATCGTCAGACAAACGGCGCTGACGAATCTGATCAAACCCCATAACTCAATTCTCCACGATCCCGACCGCTCGCCGGGCCCTCTATTCTGGCCCATCCGGGCTTTATCCACACCCCGTAAAAGCCGCTTCTACCAACGGATCAGATGCCATCTGCACCGCTTATTCGACGAAAGTTTCAGGGCGGCAAATTGACACACGACAACCAAGGCTTTTACCCTAGCCAACAGCGATTGTAAATTGGTATTACCAATTAACCAAATCCGCTGGCAGTGCCTGACCAACAACAATTAGGGGCCCACCCATGATGCAAACCTGGCAACAGCTCTACAGCCCGCTCGGCAGCCTCGGCTTGTCCGCACTCGCGGCCGTCATTCCCATCGTATTTTTCTTCCTGGCCCTGGCGGTGTTTCGCCTCAAGGGACATGTGGCCGGCAGCATTACCCTGGCCCTGGCGATCGCTGTGGCGATTTTCGCGTTCAATATGCCCGCCGACATGGCCTTCGCAGCCGCCGGCTATGGCTTTGCCTACGGTCTGTGGCCCATCGCCTGGATCATCGTCGCCGCCGTATTCCTCTACAAACTGACGGTCAAGAGCGGCCAGTTCGAGGTGATTCGCAGCTCAGTGCTGTCGATTACCGATGACCAACGCCTGCAAGTGCTGCTGATCGGCTTTTGCTTCGGCGCGTTCCTCGAAGGGGCCGCCGGTTTCGGTGCCCCGGTGGCGATCACTGCCGCCCTGCTGGTCGGCCTGGGCTTCAACCCCCTGTATGCCGCGGGCCTGTGCCTGATCGCCAATACCGCCCCGGTCGCGTTCGGCGCGCTGGGCATTCCGATCATCGTGGCCGGTCAGGTTACCGGGATCGACGCCTTCAAGATCGGCGCCATGACCGGTCGCCAACTGCCCCTGCTGTCGCTGTTCGTGCCGTTCTGGCTGGTGTTCATGATGGACGGTCTGCGCGGCGTGCGGGAAACCTGGCCAGCAGCGCTGGTGGCCGGCTTGAGCTTCGCCATCACCCAGTACTTCACCTCCAACTTCATCGGCCCGGAACTGCCGGACATCACCTCCGCCCTGGCCAGCCTGATTTCCCTGACCCTGTTCCTGAAAGTCTGGCAGCCCAAGCGCACCGCCGGCGCCCAGATTGCC
This window encodes:
- the fur gene encoding ferric iron uptake transcriptional regulator, which codes for MVENSELRKAGLKVTLPRVKILQMLDSAEQRHMSAEDVYKALMEAGEDVGLATVYRVLTQFEAAGLVVRHNFDGGHAVFELDDGKHHDHMVNVETSEVIEFFDEEIERLQKAIVDKYGFEMVDHNLVLYVRKKK
- a CDS encoding RnfH family protein, yielding MIEIEVVYASAERQVLRTCMVQEGASVRAALAASGIGDVFPELDLTTCPVGIFGKLVVDPEHQVVQAADRLEIYRPLLADPKEIRRLRAAKAAQARQSEQ
- a CDS encoding outer membrane protein assembly factor BamE → MQNTKLLLTSFTFVGLLALAGCSFPGVYKIDIQQGNVVTQDMIDQLRPGMTRRQVRFIMGNPLLTDTFHADRWDYLYSLQPGGGERQQERISVIFSPNDQLVSLSGDFMPGVSRDEAILGKDSDNTVTDPTQKTEQPKPEKPAKPGSLLDQIQKDVDKVETVPVPTPEPLDTSPQ
- the recN gene encoding DNA repair protein RecN, encoding MLVHLSVHNYAIVEHLDLELDRGMSVITGETGAGKSIMLDALGLTLGDRADSGVVRPGADKADILATFDLVDIPEASAWLAERDLDTDGLCILRRVITAEGRSRGYINGTPCPLGDLKALGELLIDIHSQHEHQSLLKTDTHRRLLDEYAGATDLARQVQLAAQRWRQTRQELDRLSNSGDEQRARHQLLSYQLEELENLALGENELAELEQEHKNLTNAETLLGICRQVVEQCSESDSGNVLNALTASLNRLSSVNNSVGALNEATNLLTSAQIQVEEAVGELNRFLDHFDADPARLQYLEERLDTIYTLARKHRIQPADVAELQQRLLEELETLNANDESIERLGDELASYARHYQEKAKELSELRQHAATGLASAVEQEIQRLGMPGGRFTIELRPNAGDELQPNGLEQVELLVSANPGQPLKALAKVASGGELSRISLAIQVITAQTSRVPTLVFDEVDVGIGGPTAEIVGQLLRRLGERGQVLTVTHLPQVAAQGHQHLFVHKVRGEDATRTAVSKLNKNERVEEVARMLGGIDLTKESLAHAKKMVVTAKI
- the smpB gene encoding SsrA-binding protein SmpB, whose translation is MAKQKKHPTGTIAQNKKARHDYFIEQRFEAGMVLAGWEVKSLRAGKAQLVDSYVLLKDGEAWLLGSHITPLTTASTHVIADPVRSRKLLLNKRELEKLFASVQQKGYTCVCTSLYWSKHLIKCEIALGKGKKEYDKRDTERERDAGRELQRAVRNKGKED
- a CDS encoding FCD domain-containing protein, giving the protein MGFDQIRQRRLSDDIVERLEGMILEGTLKSGERLPAERTLAEQFGVSRPSLREAIQKLAAKGLLVSRQGGGNYVVESLGSTFSDPLLQLLESNPEAQRDLLEFRHTLEASCAYYAAQRATDVDRDRLTAAFEELLDCYSRHDEVSRAEEGAADARFHLAIAEASHNAVLLHTIRGLFDLLKRNVVTNIGGMYKQRSETRDMLISQHRELYQAIMGGHAEQAREVSSRHILYVQEVLEEVRQEVQRVARAERRKGM
- a CDS encoding type II toxin-antitoxin system RatA family toxin; protein product: MTTHIQRSALLPYPAQALYDLVNDVASYPEFLPWCSSAEVLESSETHMRASLNIAKSGLSQRFVTRNTLVPGQSIEMNLEEGPFNQLHGVWVFKPLGEKACKISLDLSFDYAGPLVRATLGPLFNQAANTLVDAFCQRAKQNAELKR
- a CDS encoding sodium-dependent transporter, with the protein product MSTDKVSVHGSWASRWVFILAATGSAVGLGSIWKFPYMVGVYGGGAFVLMFLACIALIGAPVMLAETLIGRRARQSPANALKVLAVEAGHSTKWSWGAFAGMITALLILSFYSVVGGWSLDYIIDMGRGDFQGATPDQVGAYFGNVIADPWRLTLWHTIFMVLSAVVIARGVVAGLERSLRIMMPLLFVMILVLLGYSMTTGHFMEGVHFMFDFQPEKVLDGLLPAMGHAFFSLSVGVGSIMIYGAYMPKNASLTRTVFGVALLDTFVSLLAGVALFPIVFAAGLNPSEGPGLMFVSLPFAFGSMAFGQVMGVVFFLLVAIAAWSSAISLLEPMVAYLVERTLLSRAWVTFWLAFTCWFVGLGTVFSFNIWKQAKFFVNEDGLFHLYQWGATGGLDFFGVIDFFTSRIMLPLGGLCFVVFAGWIMGREAVRDELSLRSPVLFGLSLFLMRYVAPIGILVVFAAQLWK